DNA from Pseudophryne corroboree isolate aPseCor3 chromosome 7, aPseCor3.hap2, whole genome shotgun sequence:
ccacctaaccgtggtttttttttcattctttataccgtcatagtgtcatcctaattgttacgagtatactactatctctttatcaaccagtgtacagtgcggtagttcacggctgtggctacctctgtgtcggcacacggcaggcagtccgtccgaccagaattgtattatttattattatatacctaccacctaaccgtggtttttttttcattctttataccgtcatagtgtcatcctaattgttacgagtatactactatctctttatcaaccagtgtacagtgcggtagttcacggctgtggctacctctgtgtcggcacacggcaggcagtccgtccgaccagaattgtattatttattattatatacctaccacctaaccgtggtttttttttcattctttataccgtcatagtgtcatcctaattgttacgagtatactactatctctttatcaaccagtgtacagtgcggtagttcacggctgtggctacctctgtgtcggcacacggcaggcagtccgtccgaccagaattgtattatttattattatatacctaccacctaaccgtggtttttttttcattctttataccgtcatagtgtcatcctaattgttacgagtatactactatctctttatcaaccagtgtacagtgcggtagttcacggctgtggctacctctgtgtcggcacacggcaggcagtccgtccgaccagaattgtattatttattattatatacctaccacctaaccgtggtttttttttcattctttataccgtcgtcatagtgtcatactagttgttacgagtatactactatctctttatcaaccagtgtacagtgcggtagttcacggctgtggctacctctgtgtcggcagtcggcaggcagtccgtccatccataattgtattattattataatatataccacctaaccgtggtttttttataccacctaaccgtggcagtccgtccataattgtatactagtaaactatccaatccatccatctccattgtttacctgaggtgccttttagttctgcctataaaatatggagaacaaaaaagttgaggttccaaaattagggaaagatcaagatccacttccacctcgtgctgaagctgctgccactagtcatggccgagacgatgaaatgccagcaacgtcgtctgccaaggccgatgcccaatgtcatagtacagagcatgtcaaatccaaaacaccaaatatcagaaaaaaaaggactccaaaacctaaaataaaattgtcggaggagaagcgtaaacttgccaatatgccatttaccacacggagtggcaaggaacggctgaggccctggcctatgttcatggctagtggttcagcttcacatgaggatggaagcactcagcctctcgctagaaaactgaaaagactcaagctggcaaaagcaccgcaaagaactgtgcgttctttgaaatcccaaatccacaaggagagtccaattgtgtcgtttgcgatgcctgaccttcccaacactggacgtgaagagcatgcgccttccactatttgcacgccccctgcaagtgctggaaggagcacccgcagtccagttcctgatagtcagattgaagatgtcagtgttgaagtacaccaggatgaggaggatatgggtgttgctggcgctggggaggaaattgaccaggaggattctgatggtgaggtggtttgtttaagtcaggcacccggggagacacctgttgtccgtgggaggaatatggccgttgacatgccaggtgaaaataccaaaaaaatcagctcttcggtgtggaggtatttcaccagaaatgcggacaacaggtgtcaagccgtgtgttccctttgtcaagctgtaataagtaggggtaaggacgttaaccacctcggaacatcctcccttatacgtcacctgcagcgcattcataataagtcagtgacaagttcaaaaactttgggtgacagcggaagcagtccactgaccagtaaatcccttcctcttgtaaccaagctcacgcaaaccaccccaccaactccctcagtgtcaatttcctccttccccaggaatgccaatagtcctgcaggccatgtcactggcaagtctgacgagtcctttcctgcctgggattcctccgatgcatccttgcgtgtaacgcctactgctgctggcgctgctgttgttgccgctgggagtcgatggtcatcccagaggggaagtcgtaagcccacttgtactacttccagtaagcaattgactgttcaacagtcctttgcgaggaagatgaaatatcacagcagtcatcctactgcaaagcggataactgagtccttgacaactatgttggtgttagacgtgcgtccggtatccgccgttagttcacagggaactagacaatttattgaggcagtgtgcccccgttaccaaataccatctaggttccacttctctaggcaggcgataccgagaatgtacacggacgtcagaaaaagactcaccagtgtcctaaaaaatgcagttgtacccaatgtccacttaaccacggacatgtggacaagtggagcagggcagggtcaggactatatgactgtgacagcccactgggtagatgtatggactcccgccgcaagaacagcagcggcggcaccagtagcagcatctcgcaaacgccaactctttcctaggcaggctacgctttgtatcaccgctttccagaatacgcacacagctgaaaacctcttacggcaactgaggaagatcatcgcggaatggcttaccccaattggactctcctgtggatttgtggcatcggacaacgccagcaatattgtgtatgcattaaatatgggcaaattccagcacgtcccatgttttgcacataccttgaatttggtggtgcagaattttttaaaaaacgacaggggcgtgcaagagatgctgtcggtggccagaaaaattgcgggacactttcggcgtacaggcaccacgtacagaagactggagcaccaccaaaaactactgaacctgccctgccatcatctgaagcaagaagtggtaacgaggtggaattcaaccctctatatgcttcagaggttggaggagcagcaaaaggccattcaagcctatacaattgagcacgatataggagatggaatgcacctgtctcaagtgcagtggagaatgatttcaacgttgtgcaaggttctgatgccctttgaacttgccacacgtgaagtcagttcagacactgccagcctgagtcaggtcattcccctcatcaggcttttgcagaagaagctggaggcattgaagaaggagctaacacggagcgattccgctaggcatgtgggacttgtggatgcagcccttaattcgcttaacaaggattcacgggtggtcaatctgttgaaatcagagcactacattttggccaccgtgctcgatcctagatttaaagcctaccttggatctctctttccggcagacacaggtctgctggggttgaaagacctgctggtgacaaaattgtcaagtcaagcggaacgcgacctgtcaacatctcctccttcacattctcccgcaactgggggtgcgaggaaaaggctcagaattccgagcccacccgctggcggtgatgcagggcagtctggagcgactgctgatgctgacatctggtccggactgaaggacctgacaacgattacggacatgtcgtctactgtcactgcatatgattctctcaacattgatagaatggtggaggattatatgagtgaccgcatccaagtaggcacgtcacacagtccgtacttatactggcaggaaaaagaggcaatttggaggcccttgcacaaactggctttattctacctaagttgccctcccacaagtgtgtactccgaaagagtgtttagtgccgccgctcaccttgtcagcaatcggcgtacgaggttacatccagaaaatgtggagaagatgatgttcattaaaatgaattataatcaattcctccgcggagacattgaccagcagcaattgcctccacaaagtacacagggagctgagatggtggattccagtggggacgaattgataatctgtgaggagggggatgtacacggtgatatatcggagggtgaagatgaggtggacatcttgcctctgtagagccagtttgtgcaaggagagattaattgcttcttttttggggggggtccaaaccaacccgtcatatcagtcacagtcgtgtggcagaccctgtcactgaaatgatgggttggttaaagtgtgcatgtcctgttttgtttatacaacataagggtgggtgggagggcccaaggataattccatcttgcacctcttttttcttttctttttctttgcatcatgtgctgattggggagggttttttggaagggacatcctgcgtgacactgcagtgccactcctagatgggcccggtgtttgtgtcggccactagggtcgctaatcttactcacacagctacctcattgcgcctctttttttctttgcgtcatgtgctgtttggggagggttttttggaagggacatcctgcgtgacactgcagtgccactcctagatgtgcccggtgtttgtgtcggccactagggtcgctaatcttactcacacagtcagctacctcattgcgcctctttttttctttgcgtcatgtgctgtttggggagggttttttggaagggccatcctgcgtgacactgcagtgccactcctagatgggcccggtgtttgtgtcggccactagggtcgcttatcttactcacacagcgacctcggtgcaaattttaggactaaaaataatattgtgaggtgtgatgtgttcagaataggctgaaaatgagtgtaaattatgttttttgaggttaataatactttgggatcaaaattacccccaaattctatgatttaagctgttttttagtgttttttgaaaaaaacacccgaatccaaaacacacccgaatccgacaaaaaaaattcggtgaggttttgccaaaacgcggtcgaacccaaaacacggccgcggaaccgaacccaaaaccaaaacacaaaacccgaaaaatttcaggcgctcatctctatttttaggGCAGGgttctgatcacagggagggcacatttttaagataggagggcaaaatgatgtacatactgtaatgcttggtgctcatctacctacacggtaaagcatggacagtgcgcgccgaaggcgcgcagcaaaaatttaggggcgttgcttcgtgggaaaggtgcgtggccacataatagtggcaattcgcattacaccacacagtagtgcagttaatacacactgcaccaggtagaacctcctagacactttgcgccaggcacagcacgttacacactttgcgccaggcagagcacgttagacactttgcgccaggcagagcactgagactcattgcctagccacagacgcttagcgggaacactacatgatatgctccccagccgtgccagctacacatgacatgccccccagcagtgccagatacagaaatgcccccacagtgccataaatgcccccacagtgccagatacataaatgcccccacagtgccagacacataaatgcccctacagtgccagatacagaaatgcccccacagtgccagatacagaaatgcccccacagtgccagatatgcccccacagtgccagataaatacccccacagtgcagatatgcccccacagtgccacataaatgcccccacagtgcagatatgcccccacagtgccagataaatgcccccacagtgccagataaacgcccccacagtgcagatgtgatcccacagtgccagataaatgcccccacagtgtcatccataaatgtgcccccccaaaaaaaatacctgcggcgctgggagggggaggagtaccgCTGTCCGAGTGCGGGCGGGTGCAGTTCCGGGTCCGGCCGGGCGGCCTCCAAAGCGCTTGTGTCCGCTATGCGCGCTGCCGGCGTCTGacattagacaccggcgccgcgcagcgcgcatagcgcacacaagaggtcacggccgggccaatgctgcacagggccggctccagcttcgaatatggcggtgccagcgcgcggcgcccattaagggtggcgccctgcgtggccgctctattcgaacatgcctggagccggccctgtaactagagatgtgcggcagacactttttgtgttttgtgttttggttttggatctggatgatttttgaaaacaaacataaaaacagctaaaatcacagaatttgggggtactttgatcctatgatattattaacctcaataacgttaatttccagtctattctgaacacctcacaatattgtttttaagccaaaaagttgcacagaggtcgcttggtgactaagctaggcgacacaagtgggcggcacaaacacctggcccatctaggagtgacactgtagtggcagaaaggatggcagttttaaaaactaggctccaaagagcacatcattcaaagaaaaagaaagaggtgcaccaaggtcgctggatgactaagctaagcaacacaagtgggcagcacaaacacctggcccatctaggagtggcactgcagtagcagacaggatggcagtttaaaaaaaacaaaggccccaaagagcacataatgcaaagaaaaaaaagaggtgcaccaaggtcgctggatgtctaagctaagcgacacaagtgggtggcacctggctcatctaggagtggcactgcagtggcagacaggatggcagttttaaaagctaggccccaaagagcacataatgcaaataaaaaaagagttgcaagatggaattgtctcggATGGGGCAAGCTGAGTTTGGGAAAatctcacactgactttggccacaaacacCACGTCTAacactctccccactttatttaaaaacactttgtcaaaatggcaatttccatttccacttttgcagctatgttttcacaaatctgtgatgttgaagcttgtttcatatctgctctaggctttcatttaaacctaggatcaagtacagcagcacccctggaattatacggcagcacccctggacttataaatcataggcagcacccctggagaattacacagcacagcagataggcaacagcacccctggatttaaacggtagtggggcagaacccctggactgatagggcagaggggcagcaccccaaatagggcagcacccctggaatgatgtggcaaagcaaaggacgtgcaagatggaattgtcctcccacccacccttatgttgtataaacaggacatgcacactttaacaaaccaatcatttcagtgacaaggtctgccacacgactgttgctgaaatgattggtttgtttgggccctcaccaaaaaagaagcaattaatctctctttgcacaaactggctctacagaggcaagatgtcatcctcatcctcatcctccgattcctccaccccttcagtgtttacatcctcatcctcacagagaaataatattcaaataaaccacatcatttaggtgtcagtggactgcttaggctattacccaaagtttctgaacttgacaatgacttatggtgaatgcgctgcaggttacgtataagggaggatgttcctaggtggttaacgtccttacccctacttattatggattgacaaaggcgacAGATACTGTAGCTTGACACCTGTTTCCAgatatgtggagaaataattccacacctattAGGTAGCTTTttaggtattttgcccaggcatgacaatgggctttttcatcccgtggacaacaactgtctccactggtgccttattcaaacaaaccacatcaccatcagaatcctcatcgtcaacttcctccgcagcgccagctacaccaatatcttcctcatcctggtgtacttctacattgatatcctcaatctcaatatcagcaactggactggcgttgctcctcccagcacttgcagagggtgtgcaaatggtggtaggagcctcctctttccatacagtgttgtgaaggtcaggcctagacatagcaactgcggacagtgccagcacccctgtatttttacaacacccatctaattttacagcatactagactaggccagtgtacatttattttcactgcacccctgtatttttacagcacacggtaccagtgtacttttattttaacagcagtacccctgtatttttacagcatacaggaccaatgtacttttattttaacagcagcacccctgtatttttacagcatacaggaccaatgtacttttattttaacagcagcacccctgtatttttacagcatacaggaccagtgtacttttcttttaacagcagcacccctgtatttttatagcatacaggaccagtgtacttttcttttaacagcagcacccctgtatttttacagcatacaggaccagtgtacttttattttaacagcaacacccctgtatttttaaagcatacaggaccagtgtacttttattttaacagcacccctgtatttttacagcatataggaccagtgtacttttattttaacagcagcacccctgtatttttacagcatacaggaccagtgtatattgattttcactgcaccccaaaatttgtacaccatacaagacagggccagtgtacattcattttactgcacccctgaattattagagcatacaagacagggccagtgtacatttattttactacaccctagaattattacagcatacaagacagggccagtgtacatttattttactgcaccccagaatttttgcagcatacaagacagggcagtgtacatttattttactgcacccctgaatttttgcatcatacaagacagggccagtgtacatttattttactgcaccccagaattgttgcagcatacaagacagggcagtgtacatttattttgctgcaccctagaattattgcagcatacaagacagggccagtgtacatttatttaattgcaccctagaattattacagcacacaaaacagggccagtgtagttattttactgcaccccagaatttttgcagcatacaagacacggccagtgtacatttattttactgcaccccagaattgttgcagcatacaagacagggcagtgtacatttattttgctgcaccctagaattattgcagcatacaagacagggccagtgtacatttatttaattgcaccctagaattattacagcatacaaaacagggccagtgtacagttattttactgcaccccagaatttttgcagtatacaagacatggccagtgtacatttattttactgcaccccagaattgttgcagcatacaagacagggcagtgtacatttattttactgcaccccagaatttttgcagcctacaagacagggccagtgtacatttattttactgcaccccagaattgttgcagcatacaagacagagcatgtcttgtatgtatgtattttactgcaccccagaatttttgcagcatacaagacagggccagtgtacatttattttactgcacccctgaattattacagcatacaagacagggccagtgtacatttcttttatGGCAccgtagaattattacagcatacaagacagggccagtgtacatttattttacggcacctcagaatttttgcagcatacaagacagagccagtgtacatttatttactgcaccctagaattattacagcatacaagacagggcaatgtacatttattttgctgcaccctagaattattgcagcatacaagacagggccagtgtacatttatttaattgcaccctagaattattacagcatacaaaacagggctagtgtacagttattttactgcaccccagaatttttgcagcatacaagacacggccagtgtacgtttattttactgcaccccagaattgttgcagcatacaagacagggcagtgtacatttattttactgcaccccagaatttttgcagcctacaagacagggccagtgtacatttattttactgcacccctgaattattacagcatacaagacagggccagtgtacatttcttttacggcacccttgaattattacagcatacaagacaaagccagtgtacatttattttacggcaccccagaatttttgcagcatacaagacagagccagtgtacatttatttactgCACCCTAGCattattacagcatataagacagggccagtgtacatttattttactggaccctagaattattacagcatacaagagaggtccagtttacatttattttactgcaccccagaatttttgcatcatacaagacagggccagcacccctgtattttcactacatacaggaggacagtgcccctgccccctgtacaacacagtgacagccaggacagcaacaacacccatgtacagctgcagcacccctaacagcacatgaaacaccggtGGCAGCCAGaatagcacccctaacatcacagtgacaggacagcacccccaaCCGCACCCCTAGAGAGCGCatgctgaccccacccgacgccaccacccacagagagagacagaattctgtctccctcactcttcaagtccggagtgaaaatggcggtgacacgtgggtgtttatatggaatccaaaacccgcgagaatccgacagtgggatgatgacattttgcctcgtctccaagtctggcgggaaatcGGAGCCGACTCGGAAACTGGATCCGAACGGAATGTTCGGGGGGGGGGGATTCATCCCTACTTATAACAAATGAGCCTGTTTTGCGATCACGCAGTAAATACTTTAACAACAGAAAGGATGTCCTATGGGAACGTGTTTACAATGTGTAAGGGTCACTCTGATGATGTACTGCTTTATTTGTTTTTTGTCGTCAATAGTTTGAAGCATCCTATCCACAAGGTTTCTGCCCTGGATGGAGTGTGATCGTCAAGGGAGAGACAAGTTCCAGCGAGAATGAGTAAGGGAATTATGTGTGCTCGTGATATGTTTCAGAATATGACTCTGATAGTAAAGTATATTATACAGAAAAAGCTTTCAAGGTTTTATTTAACATTCTGGGCCATTGACCAAAAACTTATAGAAAGCAAACCAGAATTCTGGAATTACATTCATGTTCCCTTTATGGTCTAACAGCTTTGAAATCAACTTCCTCACTGATTCAGGAGACCAGATTGCTTTCCATTTCAATCCCCGTTTCTCTGAGAGCAGTATTGTCTGCAATTCTTTCTTGTCAAGCCACTGGGGGCAGGAGGAACGGACTGATTCTTTTCCCATTGAAGCCAATGAGCCTTTCCAGGTACAGTAGGACTTACCCAATGCATTCCAGTGACTTGTCATAAGCTTCGCTTATACACAGGGACATATCTATAATATGTGCAggctgtgcagtgcacatggggccctgAATGAATGGTGTGGGGTGCCATACTGTACACCCTGCAGCCATTGAATATATAAACTTTCTGCTGAGGCAGCTAAAATTACCACAAAAATGGCACCTGTGCTATTTTCCCAGATATATACTCATGTGGAGAAGTGAGGCCATTACTTGAAAATATGCCCATGTGCCATAGAATCGTGCCAGAATCTACTTGGCACATGCACAGGCTTAAAAGGGAGTGGCCTgcctggagactgcacacgggctccTTTCTCTCTTCAAACAGCCTTGCTTATATTATACATCACTACAGAGCTTGTTAAAACTTTATAAGCTCCTCTTTACAGAAAGCCCACCATTCTAAACTAAATTGATCACAAGTTAGATTGAGTTTGGTAATTCTTTTCACCTACTGTATAACATACAGCCTCTATTAATTACTGTGCCGTGTTATGTTTCTGGTGGATATGCCACTGTGGCAAATGCTGACATCTCTATAGTAACAGCAGAAGGGCGACTTTTATAAGTGACATATTTTTATGATGCTTTGTCTCAGCAGGGCACACCATAAACCAAATAAAGGTCTAGGGCCCTGgattttgcagaaaaatattgacGTTTTAATTGATTGCTTCatttcagagttatgtggcaaaaagtccacctgccatttacaatgaatcaccattgtgctctggaaaatgtgacagttggtgaactctccctgtgctcctgctggttgctctggaaactgtgacagttatttgcagtcaCCCATTAAGCAGGGATTTTTTGCAATTCagctcctaagggggtgaaaaggggtaaaatgtgccacccagcaaacctttgcctaaTGAAattgggcacatcagctagttattattattatcatcatccattATATAATATAAAACTCATCTCTGTGATCTCCCATTCATTTTAGATTGAAATCTACTCAGACAGGGAGAATTTCCAGGTGTATGTAGATGACAGCAAGATCATCCAGTACAGACACCGCATGAAGCAGTTTCCAGCCATCACCAAAGTGCAGGTCCTGAACGACATCACTGTTTCCTCTGTGGAGATCTCAAGACGAGAAATGTACGAGTAGAGTGTGATCTGCTCTAAATCTATCTCCTTCCACCACTCCATTCTCTCTCCATGCCTCCTAagaggtgatgatgatgatgatgatgacgacgatgaaacTGAAGTTCACTTAGACTCAGCCTGCTTTGATTTTGGCCAAAAACATGAAACAGTCATACTGTATTTATAGTCTAAGGCATATTATGAAGGAGAGCATGTTTATAAATGACTAATAGAATCCGTAAAAGGAAATATAAATGTTAGTAGCAACAAGGGTGTCATTATTTGGCTCATAATGTAAATGATGAAGAACGATTACAAGCAGGGGTGACTGGAATGAGGAATGGAATAAAGGAAGGTTTCTATTCACAGCTCAATCATTACCTCTTGCATACAAAGTCAAACTAGTTTGGTGTCAGTGTAAAGTAGATGTGTGTAACTGGAGAACAAATTGTGTTGTCAGATTGTTAGTGACTGCAGTAAAGTTGAAGTGTCACCTATACACTTTGGATGTATTTGTTTTGTTGGATAAATTAATATTCATttagaccagtggtctccaaccttaattggggtgtgagctactttcggaaaataaaacctctgaaggagctaccccctccccaatgcgcgtgcattcctgtgaaagtgggtgtggcctcacaaaactgggtgtggcctcacaactacaagtaatgcccccccacgtaatgccagatacacaaatgatgcc
Protein-coding regions in this window:
- the GRIFIN gene encoding grifin, translating into MALKFEASYPQGFCPGWSVIVKGETSSSENDFEINFLTDSGDQIAFHFNPRFSESSIVCNSFLSSHWGQEERTDSFPIEANEPFQIEIYSDRENFQVYVDDSKIIQYRHRMKQFPAITKVQVLNDITVSSVEISRREMYE